GAGTAGGATACAAACTGGCACTGAGATATATGAGACATTACAAGCTTTTAGGAATGATTTTGGAAGACCTCTAGATAAGgagaaaaaaaggagaagaccagagttggaagatgatgaGATGGTTCAAGAAGAAGAGTGTGAAGAATCAAATGATCTATGGCGGTGGAAGAAGAGATCAATATTCTTTGAACTACCTTACTGGAAGGTAAAGCATAGTAATCAGGAACTATATTCTCTCCTTCTCGTATATGAATATGCCTAACAGTTTCTTGTTTAATGTCTTAGGATATGCATGTTCGTCATAATGTTGACGTTATGCACGTTGAAAAGAATGTGTCGGATGCTATACTGTCTATCTTGATGCAAAGTTCAAAGTCAAAAGATGGTTTGAAAGCAAGAAAAGACTTAGCAGATATTGGAATCAGAAGTCACTTGCACACAGAGGTTAGGGGTTCAAAAACATACTTACCTCCAGCATCGTATTGGCTATCGAAGAAAGAGAAGACCATTTTCTGCAAAAGGTTATCTCAGTTAGAGGTCCTGATGGTTATTGTGGAAATATTGCGAATAGTGTTTCAGTTAACCCTCCTAATTTAGGTAGTTTAAAGTCGCATGATCATCACGTGCTAGTACAGAACTTGTTACCAGCTGCATTAAGAGGGTTGTTGCATAGTGGTCCTAGGATTGCCATTAACAGATTATGCAGCTACTTTAACAGGTTGTGCCAACGCATCATTGACCCGGAGAAACTTATATTAATGGAGACAGAGTTTGTGGAAACAATGTGTCAACTGGAGCGCTTCTTCCCTCCATCTCTTTTTGATATCATGTTCCACCTTCCAATACATCTCTCAAAAGAGGCACGCTTGGGAGGACCACTTCACTTCCGCTGGATGTATCCATTTGAAAGGTTTGATGTACTCATTTGCTTCAATTAATGTATTTCTTGCAATGATGTTTGACTAATATTAATATTGCTTGACTGAGTTATAGGTACATGAAAACACTAAAGGCCTTTGTTAAGAATTATGCAAGGCCAGAAGCATGTATGGCTGAGGGGTATTTAGCTGGAGAATGTGTTGCATTTTGTTTAGAGTTCCTTCAAGATTCAGTACAAGTTCAAGAACCAGTTAATCGTAATGAAGATATTGAGGCTGATAGAGTCGTGGTTGAAGGTTGACCTCTGCAGAAGGGAGTAGAGGTCACCCTTTCAGATAAAGATAGAGACATTGCTCATCGCTATGTGCTAATGAATATGGCATCTATGGATCCCTATGTTGAGTAAGAGGTTACCCTTTCTGTTTCATctacttttaattataatttgttgttCAAACCTGTTGTTTAATGTCAAATCAGGATGCATTTAGAAGAATTACAAGCTAATGATGCTCGATGTGCTAGAAATGAAACTCTGCTGTGGAAACACCATACTGAGCAGTTTGCAGAATGGGTTAAAAAAAGGTTTTCAACTCCAACTCGTTTtcttctataatattttatacatctTGTTGGATTGATGAACATGTCGAGATTGTTGGATGAACACGTTGTTAGATTGTTAGATTGACAATACTGCTTAGCTCTTAGCTTGATGATGAACACGTTGTTAGATTGTTGGATTGTTCGATTGATGAACATTTTGTCTTCGCAGATTCAGTCAGACTCAATAAATAGTCATTCTAAGGAGTTGAGGTGGTTGGCATTCGGACCAAGAAATGCTGCTTTAGCATATAAAGGGTTTATTATTAAGGGCCAGCGGTTTCATACGGATGCGGTTAAGCAGAAGACTCAAAACAGTGGAGTAAGTTATGAAGCATTTAGCATGTGTAGATCAAGTGCTCGAGATATGAGACAAGTTGCTGATATGCTTACATATTATGGAGTTATAAAGGAGATTTTACTGCTGGACTATCACATGTTCAAAGTACCGCTGTTCAGATGCAATTGGGCTAACACAGGGAATGGTGTGAAGGAAGAAGATGGCTTCACTCTCGTTAACCTTCATATGAACCAGGCAGCTTATTTGAAAGATCCGTTCATTCTGCCCTCTCAAGCATAACAGGTTTTCTACTCTAGGGAAGATGATAATTCTAATTGGTATGTTGTTATGAGAGCACCACCTAGAGGCTACTATGAGTTGGAAACAGAAGAGGTTTTAGGTGCTGCAGCTTTACCTGTCCAAGAAGTCGATGATCTGTGTGATGAAGCTTCTGATGATGATAGTCTTTATGTTAGGGATGATTGTGAAGGGTTGTTAGTGGTAGATtgataatatttcattttgtaGTGTTGATGGTTTGTTTAAACAATTAAATGTATTATACTGGCCTTTTTTTTCAATAtgagtaattttaaaaattacaaaaattcgaaataaataatccattttaaaaatataaaatcaatttataactatatatatatatatattaaatattcggGTAAATAAAACGATTTAATAACACGAAACATTTGCTATCTTTGTATAACAAATTGCTATAGATAACTTCAAATTAATGAGTATTAATAACAATTATAACATGTTATTATAAGATTTAACAATTGCATAGAAAACGACGCTATCGTTGTTTACTTAACTATAGCATACGAAAGATCCGCTATAGAAAGTGTCGGACCTATTATAACGGGCGCTGTTAGAGCGTTTAAGGAAACGCTATGGTAAGGGACTAATAGCGTTTAACGGCCGCTATTAATacccacatttcctgtagtgtTATTAAGGAACTCTAATATGTAAATCTTGCAGAGAAATGTTATAGTTACCCCTTAATCTCAAATACAACTTtaaatacatttgaaaattttacatTGGGAGACACAACTTGAGTTTCCAATTTCAGTAAGAAACACGTGGGATTTAGATATCTCTATACGaacataattataatttttatctaaaatatacaACCATAACTATTTTTTACAAAGAAACACTGTTGCGTTGCtctgtataactaggtacaTCTAAGAAATGTAGATAAAACTAGATGCCATAACTCTGGGACTTATATTGTCTAACTATATATTACATTATCTGAAACTTAGTAAAAGTAGACATTACATTATCTGAAACTAATCTTCAATTGGCCAGTGGGCAGCGGTCATGTGAATTTCATGGCAGAAGTCCCAAACTGCACATTGCCAGAAACAATGATCGCATATCCCATGTGTTCTTGATCCATCTTAGGAGACTACAAACACCGGTTCTTCTATTGCGGAGCACCGGTAATCATGTGAGACGGAACAAGGCTTTATTCTTTCCAGTATAGACATAAACACCTCACGTTTTTCATAACCCCAATGGGCTGAGGATTATTATTCCTGATCATGTAATACATCCGATCAACAAATTCACGACTAAAGTTAGGATAGTTGTGAACCAACCCTCCATCATCTACACTAAACGCTAAGTTGAGCATTCCATCTACATACTTGGCCAACAACAATCTTCTCTCAGCAGCAAGATGGATTTTCTCTCTTCCTTGATCAAGTAAATGGAGGTAGAAGAACTCATACATACCGCGCAAGTAGATGGCCTCTAGATTACCGGCTTGGTAGCACAGAAGTCGGAATTTTCTTACAGCATTAACCTCATTAATCCAATCATCGAAGTGAATGAGATCAGCAGATCGATATAAGTAGTCATCTCTGCCGATTTGATTAACCCCGGAGAAAGCAATTCTTGCACTACCGAAGTCCCAGATGTGAAGTGTTGCTACCTTTGAGAGAATCTTATGGAGGATGGAAGG
The window above is part of the Raphanus sativus cultivar WK10039 unplaced genomic scaffold, ASM80110v3 Scaffold0410, whole genome shotgun sequence genome. Proteins encoded here:
- the LOC130502070 gene encoding uncharacterized protein LOC130502070 → MDKHSNEIKVGIPAKVLRYFPIKDRFRRMFRSKRMAEDLCWHYTNATEDGTMRHPVDSISWAQVNDKWPDFAAEPRNLQLGISTDGMNTFSMQNTNHSTWPVLLVNYNTPPTMCMKAENIMLTLLIPGPTAPGNNIDVYLAPLIDDLKDLWAEGIEVYDSFAKENFTLRALLLWSISDYPALGTLSGCKVKGKQACNVCGKDTPSRWLKFSRKFVYMGNRKRLPPGHRYRYKKAWFDNTVEEGNASRIQTGTEIYETLQAFRNDFGRPLDKEKKRRRPELEDDEMVQEEECEESNDLWRWKKRSIFFELPYWKDMHVRHNVDVMHVEKNVSDAILSILMQSSKSKDGLKARKDLADIGIRSHLHTEVRGSKTYLPPASYWLSKKEKTIFCKSVSVNPPNLGSLKSHDHHVLVQNLLPAALRGLLHSGPRIAINRLCSYFNRLCQRIIDPEKLILMETEFVETMCQLERFFPPSLFDIMFHLPIHLSKEARLGGPLHFRWMYPFERYMKTLKAFVKNYARPEACMAEGYLAGECVAFCLEFLQDSVQVQEPVNRNEDIEADRVVVEG
- the LOC130502071 gene encoding uncharacterized protein LOC130502071 — encoded protein: MSNLASLPPSILHKILSKVATLHIWDFGSARIAFSGVNQIGRDDYLYRSADLIHFDDWINEVNAVRKFRLLCYQAGNLEAIYLRGMYEFFYLHLLDQGREKIHLAAERRLLLAKYVDGMLNLAFSVDDGGLVHNYPNFSREFVDRMYYMIRNNNPQPIGVMKNVRCLCLYWKE